The following coding sequences lie in one Leucobacter allii genomic window:
- the uvrB gene encoding excinuclease ABC subunit UvrB, which translates to MEPTRSVRPFEVVSDYEPSGDQPKAIEELATRINAGETDVVLLGATGTGKSATTAWLIEAVQRPTLILAHNKTLAAQLASEFRQLLPHNSVEYFVSYYDYYQPEAYVPQTDTFIEKDSSVNAEVERLRHSTTNALLSRRDTVVVSTVSCIYGLGKPEEYYEAMVPLVVGDQLDRDVLLRRFVDMQYQRNDIEFVRGNFRVRGDTVEIIPMYEELAIRIEFFGDEIEALYYLHPVSGEVIKQVETVSVFPGSHYVASRTVMNRAMGTIAAELDARIDELKRQNKLVEEQRLRMRTTFDLEMMEQIGFCSGIENYSRHIDGRQPGEAPHCLLDYFPDDFLVVIDESHVTVPQIGAMYEGDASRKRTLVDHGFRLPSALDNRPLKFGEFKERVGQTVYLSATPGAYELERADGIVEQIIRPTGLVDPEIVVKPSEGQIDDLLEEVRLRAERDERVLVTTLTKKMAEQLTTFMEEAGIRVRYLHSDVDTLRRVELLTELRAGVYDVLVGINLLREGLDLPEVSLVAILDADKEGFLRSSTSLIQTIGRAARNVSGEVHMYADTVTRSMREAIDETNRRREIQVAYNAEHGIDPQPLRKKIGDITEMLAREAADTEDVLSRTGAHAQRKGGSPQRAKGKAAARAGAIAEEGSAKLEELIADLTEQMLAAAEELKFELAARLRDEVSELKRELRSMEAAGHL; encoded by the coding sequence GCTCATCGAGGCGGTGCAGCGGCCGACGCTCATCCTCGCGCACAACAAGACCCTCGCAGCGCAGCTCGCGAGCGAGTTCAGGCAGCTGCTGCCGCACAATTCGGTCGAGTACTTCGTCAGCTACTACGACTACTACCAGCCGGAGGCGTACGTCCCGCAGACCGACACCTTCATCGAGAAGGACTCCTCGGTCAACGCCGAGGTCGAGCGGCTGCGCCACTCGACGACGAACGCGCTGCTCAGCCGCCGCGACACGGTGGTCGTCTCGACCGTCTCCTGCATCTACGGCCTCGGCAAGCCCGAGGAGTACTACGAGGCGATGGTGCCGCTCGTCGTGGGCGATCAGCTCGACCGGGACGTGCTGCTGCGCCGCTTCGTCGACATGCAGTACCAGCGCAACGACATCGAGTTCGTGCGCGGCAACTTCCGCGTGCGCGGCGACACGGTCGAGATCATCCCGATGTACGAGGAGCTCGCCATCCGGATCGAGTTCTTCGGGGACGAGATCGAGGCGCTGTACTACCTGCACCCCGTGAGCGGCGAGGTCATCAAGCAGGTCGAGACCGTGTCGGTCTTCCCCGGCTCGCACTACGTCGCGAGCCGGACGGTGATGAACCGCGCCATGGGCACGATCGCCGCGGAGCTCGACGCGCGCATCGACGAGCTCAAGCGGCAGAACAAGCTCGTCGAGGAGCAGCGCCTGCGCATGCGCACGACCTTCGATCTCGAGATGATGGAGCAGATCGGATTCTGCTCCGGCATCGAGAACTACTCCAGGCACATCGACGGCCGGCAGCCCGGCGAGGCGCCGCACTGCCTCCTCGACTACTTCCCGGACGACTTCCTCGTCGTCATCGACGAGTCGCACGTCACCGTGCCGCAGATCGGCGCCATGTACGAGGGCGACGCCTCGCGCAAGCGCACGCTCGTGGACCACGGCTTCCGCCTGCCGAGCGCCCTCGACAACCGCCCGTTGAAGTTCGGGGAGTTCAAGGAGCGCGTCGGGCAGACCGTGTACCTCTCGGCGACCCCCGGCGCCTACGAGCTCGAGCGCGCCGACGGCATCGTCGAGCAGATCATCCGCCCGACGGGCCTCGTCGATCCCGAGATCGTCGTGAAGCCGAGCGAGGGGCAGATCGACGACCTGCTCGAGGAGGTGCGCCTGCGCGCCGAGCGCGACGAGCGCGTGCTCGTGACGACGCTGACGAAGAAGATGGCCGAGCAGCTGACGACGTTCATGGAGGAGGCCGGCATCCGCGTGCGGTACCTGCACTCCGATGTGGACACCCTCCGCCGCGTCGAGCTCCTCACCGAGCTGCGAGCCGGCGTCTACGACGTGCTCGTCGGCATCAACCTGCTCCGCGAGGGCCTCGATCTGCCCGAGGTGTCCCTCGTCGCCATCCTCGACGCCGACAAGGAGGGCTTCCTCCGCTCCAGCACCTCGCTCATCCAGACGATCGGCCGCGCGGCGCGCAACGTCTCTGGCGAGGTGCACATGTACGCGGACACGGTCACCCGCTCGATGCGCGAGGCGATCGACGAGACGAACCGGCGCCGCGAGATCCAGGTCGCCTACAACGCGGAGCACGGCATCGACCCGCAGCCGCTGCGGAAGAAGATCGGCGACATCACCGAGATGCTCGCCCGCGAGGCCGCCGACACGGAGGATGTGCTCTCCCGCACCGGGGCGCACGCCCAGCGCAAGGGCGGCTCGCCGCAGCGCGCCAAGGGCAAGGCGGCGGCGCGCGCCGGCGCGATCGCGGAGGAGGGCTCGGCGAAGCTCGAGGAGCTGATCGCGGACCTCACGGAGCAGATGCTCGCCGCCGCCGAGGAGCTCAAGTTCGAGCTCGCGGCGCGGCTGCGCGACGAGGTCTCCGAGCTCAAGCGGGAGCTGCGCAGCATGGAGGCCGCCGGCCACCTCTGA
- the uvrA gene encoding excinuclease ABC subunit UvrA, which translates to MFEFPTGAPYNGTVTSQSPSPIRSSSAHAQISVQGARVHNLHDVDLAIPRDAMVVFTGLSGSGKSSLAFDTIFAEGQRRYVESLSAYARQFLGQVDRPDVDFIEGLSPAVSIDQKSTNRNPRSTVGTITEIYDYMRLLWARVGIPHCAVCGERIAAQTVQQIADQLMELPERTRYQVLAPVVSKKKGEFVDLFQELAASGYSRALVDGELVQLSDPPKLKKQVKHDISVVVDRLVAGPDILGRLTDSLETALRLANGLAAIDFVDREPGAEDRTQLFSEHLSCPNQHPVQLTEIEPRTFSFNAPFGACPVCSGLGTSMSVDEDLVLGDPELSIAEGVIVPWTSQGKSLYQYYEKLLVGLSADLDFSLQTPWEQLDEAVTQAVLYGNDFKVSVRWKNRFGREVKYTSGFEGVIPFIERQYAEAESDAKRDRWSEFLREVPCHACKGQRLKPEVLAVTVDGQSIAGVGEFSLTDAKRFFDDVVLTEREARIAAQVLREIRLRFDFLIEVGLGYLTLARAAGTLSGGEAQRIRLATQIGSGLTGVLYVLDEPSIGLHQRDNRRLIETLIKLRDLGNTLIVVEHDEETIEAADWIVDIGPGAGVEGGTVVHSGEYRELLANRDSITGDYLAGRRSIETPKRRRRRERGRELRVMGARSNNLRNVDATFPLGIMTAVTGVSGSGKSTLVNDILYRVLANQLNGARLVPGKHTRVTGLEHLDKVVHVDQAPIGRTPRSNPATYTGVFDKIRTLFAETPEAKTRGYLPGRFSFNVKGGRCEACSGDGTLKIEMNFLPDVYVACEVCGGSRYNRETLQVRYKGKNISEVLEMPISEAEEFFAPISSIHRYMKTLVDVGLGYVRLGQSATTLSGGEAQRVKLATELQKRSNGRSIYVLDEPTTGLHFEDVRKLLLVLNGLVDKGNTVITIEHNLDVIRSADWVIDLGPEGGSGGGTIIAEGTPEQLARVEESHTGRFLAEVLEGREAKSARAVRARERATA; encoded by the coding sequence ATGTTCGAATTCCCGACCGGCGCACCGTACAATGGGACGGTGACTTCGCAGAGCCCCTCACCGATCCGGTCCTCCTCGGCGCACGCCCAGATCAGCGTCCAGGGCGCCCGCGTCCACAATCTCCACGACGTCGACCTCGCGATCCCGCGCGACGCGATGGTCGTGTTCACCGGCCTGTCCGGAAGCGGCAAGTCGAGCCTCGCCTTCGACACCATCTTCGCGGAGGGACAGCGGCGCTACGTCGAATCCCTGAGCGCCTACGCCCGCCAGTTCCTCGGCCAGGTCGACCGGCCCGACGTCGACTTCATCGAGGGACTGAGCCCCGCGGTCTCCATCGACCAGAAGTCGACGAACCGCAATCCGCGCTCCACCGTCGGCACGATCACCGAGATCTACGACTACATGCGACTGCTCTGGGCCCGCGTCGGCATCCCGCACTGCGCCGTGTGCGGCGAGCGGATCGCGGCGCAGACGGTGCAGCAGATCGCCGACCAGCTGATGGAGCTGCCCGAGCGCACCCGCTACCAGGTGCTCGCCCCCGTGGTCAGCAAGAAGAAGGGGGAGTTCGTCGATCTCTTCCAGGAGCTCGCGGCGAGCGGCTACTCGCGCGCGCTCGTCGACGGCGAGCTCGTCCAGCTCTCGGATCCGCCCAAGCTCAAGAAGCAGGTGAAGCACGACATCTCCGTCGTCGTGGACCGCCTCGTCGCGGGCCCCGACATCCTCGGCAGGCTCACCGACTCCCTGGAGACCGCGCTCCGCCTCGCGAACGGCCTCGCGGCCATCGACTTCGTCGACCGCGAGCCGGGCGCCGAGGACCGCACGCAGCTGTTCTCCGAGCACCTCTCCTGCCCGAACCAGCACCCCGTGCAGCTCACCGAGATCGAGCCGCGCACCTTCTCCTTCAACGCGCCCTTCGGCGCCTGCCCGGTCTGCTCCGGCCTCGGCACGAGCATGTCCGTCGACGAGGACCTCGTGCTCGGCGACCCCGAGCTCTCGATCGCGGAGGGGGTCATCGTCCCCTGGACCAGCCAGGGCAAGAGCCTCTACCAGTACTACGAGAAGCTGCTCGTCGGCCTCTCCGCGGATCTCGACTTCTCGCTGCAGACGCCGTGGGAGCAGCTCGACGAGGCCGTCACGCAGGCCGTGCTCTACGGGAACGACTTCAAGGTCAGCGTGCGCTGGAAGAACCGCTTCGGGCGCGAGGTCAAGTACACCTCCGGTTTCGAGGGCGTCATCCCCTTCATCGAGCGCCAGTACGCCGAAGCGGAATCCGACGCGAAGCGCGATCGCTGGTCCGAGTTCCTCCGCGAGGTGCCCTGCCACGCCTGCAAGGGGCAGCGGCTCAAGCCCGAGGTGCTCGCGGTCACGGTCGACGGCCAGTCGATCGCCGGGGTGGGGGAGTTCAGCCTCACCGACGCCAAGCGCTTCTTCGACGACGTCGTGCTCACCGAGCGCGAGGCCAGGATCGCCGCGCAGGTGCTGCGCGAGATCCGCCTGCGCTTCGACTTCCTCATCGAGGTGGGGCTCGGCTATCTCACCCTCGCGCGCGCCGCGGGCACGCTCTCGGGCGGCGAGGCGCAGCGCATCCGGCTCGCCACGCAGATCGGCTCGGGCCTCACCGGCGTCCTCTACGTCCTCGACGAGCCGAGCATCGGCCTCCATCAGCGCGACAACCGGCGGCTCATCGAGACCCTCATCAAGCTGCGGGATCTCGGCAACACCCTCATCGTCGTCGAGCACGACGAGGAGACCATCGAGGCGGCCGACTGGATCGTCGACATCGGCCCGGGCGCCGGCGTCGAGGGCGGCACCGTGGTGCACTCGGGGGAGTACCGCGAACTGCTGGCCAACCGCGACTCGATCACGGGCGACTACCTCGCGGGCCGGCGCTCCATCGAGACGCCGAAGCGCCGGCGACGGCGCGAACGGGGGCGCGAGCTGCGGGTCATGGGCGCGCGCTCGAACAACCTGCGGAACGTCGACGCGACCTTCCCCCTCGGGATCATGACGGCCGTCACCGGCGTCTCGGGTTCGGGCAAGTCGACGCTCGTGAACGACATCCTCTACCGCGTCCTCGCCAATCAGCTCAACGGCGCGCGTCTCGTGCCCGGCAAGCACACGCGCGTCACCGGGCTCGAGCACCTGGACAAGGTCGTGCACGTCGACCAGGCCCCCATCGGGCGCACCCCGCGGTCGAACCCCGCGACCTACACGGGCGTCTTCGACAAGATCCGCACCCTCTTCGCCGAGACGCCCGAGGCGAAGACCCGCGGCTACCTGCCCGGGCGCTTCAGCTTCAACGTCAAGGGCGGGCGCTGCGAGGCGTGCTCGGGCGACGGCACCCTGAAGATCGAGATGAACTTCCTCCCCGACGTCTACGTCGCCTGCGAGGTCTGCGGCGGCTCGCGCTACAACCGCGAGACCCTGCAGGTGCGCTACAAGGGCAAGAACATCTCCGAGGTCCTCGAGATGCCCATCTCCGAGGCCGAGGAGTTCTTCGCCCCCATCTCCTCCATCCACCGCTACATGAAGACCCTCGTCGACGTCGGGCTCGGCTACGTCAGGCTCGGGCAGAGCGCGACGACGCTCTCCGGCGGCGAGGCGCAGCGCGTCAAGCTCGCCACGGAGCTGCAGAAGCGCTCCAACGGGCGCAGCATCTACGTGCTCGACGAGCCGACGACCGGCCTCCACTTCGAGGACGTCCGCAAGCTCCTGCTCGTGCTGAACGGCCTCGTCGACAAGGGCAACACGGTCATCACGATCGAGCACAACCTCGACGTGATCCGCAGCGCCGACTGGGTGATCGATCTCGGCCCCGAGGGCGGCTCCGGCGGCGGCACCATCATCGCCGAGGGCACGCCCGAGCAGCTCGCGCGCGTGGAGGAGAGCCACACCGGGCGATTCCTCGCCGAGGTGCTCGAGGGCCGCGAGGCGAAGTCGGCGCGGGCGGTGCGGGCCCGGGAGCGGGCCACGGCCTGA